From the Roseateles sp. XES5 genome, one window contains:
- the sufC gene encoding Fe-S cluster assembly ATPase SufC, giving the protein MLEIKNLHARIAEDGTEIIRGLNLTVKAGEVAAIMGPNGSGKSTLSYILSGREDYEVTDGDILYNGESILELDPAERAAKGIFLAFQYPVEIPGVATMQFLKVAMNEQRKARGEDELTTPDFMRRVKEASAELKIAPEMLRRPLNVGFSGGEKKRAEILQMSLLEPKLCILDETDSGLDIDALKIVADGVNALRSPDRAVVVITHYQRLLDYIVPDTVHVLYKGQVIKSGDKTLAHELEANGYADIIGAAA; this is encoded by the coding sequence ATGCTTGAAATCAAGAATCTGCACGCTCGCATCGCCGAAGACGGCACCGAGATCATCCGTGGCCTGAACCTCACCGTGAAGGCCGGCGAAGTCGCCGCCATCATGGGCCCGAACGGCTCGGGCAAGTCGACGCTCTCCTACATCCTGTCGGGTCGCGAAGACTACGAAGTCACCGACGGCGACATCCTCTACAACGGCGAGAGCATCCTCGAGCTCGACCCGGCCGAACGCGCCGCCAAGGGCATCTTCCTCGCCTTCCAGTATCCGGTCGAAATTCCGGGTGTCGCTACCATGCAGTTCCTGAAGGTCGCGATGAACGAGCAGCGCAAGGCGCGCGGCGAGGACGAACTGACGACCCCGGACTTCATGCGCCGCGTCAAGGAAGCCTCCGCCGAACTGAAGATCGCTCCGGAAATGCTGCGTCGTCCGCTCAATGTCGGCTTCTCGGGTGGTGAGAAGAAGCGCGCCGAAATCCTGCAGATGTCCTTGCTGGAGCCGAAGCTGTGCATCCTCGACGAGACCGATTCCGGCCTCGACATCGACGCGCTGAAGATCGTCGCCGATGGCGTCAACGCGCTCCGCTCGCCGGACCGCGCGGTCGTCGTCATCACCCACTACCAGCGCCTGCTCGACTACATCGTGCCGGATACGGTGCACGTCCTCTACAAGGGCCAGGTCATCAAGTCCGGCGACAAGACGCTGGCGCACGAGCTGGAAGCCAACGGCTACGCCGACATCATCGGTGCTGCCGCCTGA
- the sufB gene encoding Fe-S cluster assembly protein SufB, producing MPAVQETIDQVRQIDVDQYKYGFETKIEMEKAPKGLSEDIIRFISAKKSEPDWMLEWRLDAYRRWLTLEEPTWARVDYPKIDFNDLYYYAAPKNQSGPKSLDEVDPELLRTYEKLGIPLREQEILAGVEKSKIAVDAVFDSVSVVTTFKEELKKAGVIFMSISEAIREHPDLVKKYLGSVVPTTDNFYATLNSAVFTDGSFVFVPKGVRCPMELSTYFRINEKNTGQFERTLIIAEEGAYVSYLEGCTAPQRDENQLHAAVVELVALDEAEIKYSTVQNWYPGDKEGKGGIYNFVTKRGDCRGKNSKISWTQVETGSAITWKYPSCILRGDGSRGEFYSIAVSNGHQQIDSGTKMIHLGKNTSSRIISKGISAGFSNNTYRGQVSAHRKAENARNFTQCDSLLIGDKCGAHTVPYIEAKNATAQFEHEATTSKISEDQLFYCLQRGIPEEAAIALIVNGFVKEVIQELPMEFAVEAQKLIGISLEGSVG from the coding sequence ATGCCTGCGGTGCAGGAAACGATCGATCAGGTCCGTCAGATTGACGTCGACCAGTACAAATACGGCTTCGAGACGAAGATCGAGATGGAAAAGGCCCCGAAGGGCCTGTCCGAGGACATCATCCGCTTCATCTCGGCCAAGAAGAGCGAGCCCGACTGGATGCTCGAATGGCGCCTCGATGCCTATCGTCGCTGGCTGACCCTGGAAGAGCCCACCTGGGCGCGCGTCGACTATCCCAAGATCGACTTCAACGACCTGTACTATTATGCAGCGCCGAAGAACCAGAGCGGCCCGAAGTCGCTCGACGAGGTCGATCCCGAGCTCCTGAGGACCTATGAAAAGCTCGGCATTCCGCTGCGCGAACAGGAAATTCTCGCCGGTGTCGAGAAGTCCAAGATCGCCGTCGACGCCGTCTTCGATTCGGTCTCGGTCGTCACCACCTTCAAGGAAGAGCTGAAGAAGGCCGGCGTGATCTTCATGTCGATCTCGGAAGCCATCCGCGAACATCCCGACCTCGTGAAGAAGTATCTCGGCTCCGTCGTCCCGACGACCGACAACTTCTATGCCACGCTGAATTCGGCGGTCTTCACCGACGGTTCGTTCGTCTTCGTGCCGAAGGGCGTTCGCTGCCCGATGGAACTGTCGACCTACTTCCGTATCAACGAGAAGAACACCGGCCAGTTCGAACGCACGCTGATCATCGCGGAAGAGGGCGCCTACGTCTCCTACCTCGAAGGCTGCACCGCGCCCCAGCGTGACGAGAACCAGCTGCACGCCGCCGTCGTCGAACTCGTCGCGCTCGACGAGGCCGAGATCAAGTATTCCACCGTCCAGAACTGGTATCCGGGCGACAAGGAAGGCAAGGGCGGCATCTACAACTTCGTGACCAAGCGCGGCGATTGCCGCGGCAAGAACTCGAAGATCTCGTGGACGCAGGTCGAGACCGGTTCGGCCATCACCTGGAAATATCCCTCGTGCATCCTGCGCGGCGACGGTTCGCGCGGCGAGTTCTACTCGATCGCCGTTTCCAACGGCCACCAGCAGATCGACAGCGGCACGAAGATGATCCATCTCGGCAAGAACACGTCGAGCCGCATCATCTCCAAGGGCATTTCGGCGGGCTTCTCCAACAACACCTATCGCGGCCAGGTCTCGGCCCACCGCAAGGCGGAGAACGCGCGCAACTTCACCCAGTGCGACTCGCTGTTGATCGGCGACAAGTGCGGTGCGCATACCGTGCCCTATATCGAGGCGAAGAACGCCACGGCCCAGTTCGAGCACGAAGCGACCACCTCGAAGATTTCCGAAGACCAGCTCTTCTACTGCCTGCAGCGCGGTATCCCGGAAGAGGCGGCGATCGCGCTGATCGTCAACGGCTTCGTCAAGGAAGTCATCCAGGAACTGCCGATGGAATTCGCCGTCGAGGCGCAGAAGCTGATCGGCATTTCGCTGGAAGGCTCGGTCGGCTGA
- a CDS encoding diguanylate cyclase has protein sequence MSGAGFLLTVNFLIAQCFCMFFLAVSARSRNRVAARWFAGCFAIASLATVFELLVAYVPPPKPWAVLAFASMLGGMFMLRVGIGQLYGLKTNRAFLATVFAAFVALDYFIYDLPRGTLQHALPYQMPFAVALGMSAWATYRARVKSFVDRSLVVLLSVTSAHFVVKAFAAVLAGSGATAKDYLASQFALLSQSMGAVLIVAVGLMLLCVLVLEIVADEKVNAEIDALSGLLNRRGFDNRVDALVAGPGPHSIVLCDLDRFKSVNDTYGHQGGDAAIRAFGEMLQAAAPKEALVARIGGEEFVLLLPHTGRQAAMLFAHALRATRSVSPVPGLPPAVRVTSSFGVAEIGETEPLRFAMRRADDALYAAKNAGRDCVREAEPPARILEVVKRAT, from the coding sequence ATGAGTGGCGCAGGCTTCCTGCTGACGGTGAATTTCCTCATCGCGCAGTGCTTCTGCATGTTTTTCCTGGCGGTCTCCGCCCGGAGCCGCAATCGCGTGGCCGCGCGCTGGTTTGCCGGCTGTTTCGCCATCGCCTCGCTGGCGACGGTCTTCGAGCTTCTCGTCGCCTACGTTCCTCCGCCGAAGCCCTGGGCGGTGCTCGCCTTCGCCTCCATGCTCGGCGGTATGTTCATGCTGCGCGTCGGCATCGGGCAGCTCTATGGCCTGAAGACCAACCGGGCCTTTCTCGCGACCGTCTTCGCCGCCTTCGTCGCGCTCGATTATTTCATCTACGATCTGCCGCGCGGCACGCTGCAGCATGCGCTGCCCTACCAGATGCCCTTTGCCGTCGCGCTCGGCATGAGCGCCTGGGCAACCTACAGGGCGCGGGTGAAATCCTTCGTCGACCGCTCGCTCGTCGTGCTGCTCTCGGTCACCAGCGCGCATTTCGTCGTCAAGGCCTTCGCCGCGGTGCTCGCCGGATCGGGCGCGACCGCGAAGGACTATCTCGCAAGCCAGTTCGCGCTGTTGTCCCAGAGCATGGGCGCGGTGCTGATCGTCGCGGTCGGCCTCATGCTGCTGTGCGTGCTCGTGCTGGAAATCGTTGCCGACGAGAAGGTGAATGCCGAGATCGATGCGCTCTCCGGCCTGCTCAACCGCCGCGGCTTCGACAACCGGGTGGATGCGCTGGTCGCCGGTCCGGGGCCGCACAGCATCGTGCTCTGCGACCTCGACCGCTTCAAGTCGGTGAACGACACCTACGGCCATCAGGGGGGTGACGCGGCCATTCGCGCCTTCGGGGAAATGCTGCAGGCGGCGGCGCCGAAGGAGGCGCTCGTCGCCCGCATCGGCGGGGAAGAATTCGTGCTGCTCCTGCCGCATACGGGCCGGCAGGCGGCGATGCTCTTCGCCCATGCGCTCAGGGCCACGCGGTCGGTTTCTCCCGTTCCCGGCCTGCCGCCGGCCGTCCGGGTCACGTCCAGCTTCGGCGTGGCGGAAATCGGCGAGACGGAACCGCTGCGCTTTGCCATGCGCCGCGCCGACGATGCGCTTTATGCCGCCAAGAATGCCGGCCGCGACTGCGTGCGCGAGGCCGAGCCGCCGGCCCGGATTCTCGAAGTCGTCAAGCGGGCGACCTGA
- a CDS encoding alpha/beta hydrolase, which translates to MPEIIFNGPAGRLEGRYQPSKQKNAPIAIVLHPHPQFGGTMNNQIVYQLFYMFQKRGFTTLRFNFRGIGRSQGEFDHGAGELSDAASALDWVQSLHPDSKSCWVAGYSFGAWIGMQLLMRRPEIEGFMSIAPQPNIYDFSFLAPCPSSGLIINGDADKVAPEKDVNGLVEKLKTQKGILITHKTVSGANHFFNGQTETLMAECEDYLDRRLAGELTPEPAAKRIR; encoded by the coding sequence ATGCCCGAAATCATCTTCAACGGACCCGCCGGTCGCCTTGAGGGCCGTTACCAGCCGTCCAAGCAGAAGAACGCCCCGATCGCCATCGTGCTGCATCCGCATCCGCAGTTCGGCGGCACGATGAACAACCAGATCGTCTACCAGCTCTTCTACATGTTCCAGAAGCGCGGTTTCACGACGCTGCGCTTCAATTTCCGCGGCATCGGCCGCAGCCAGGGCGAGTTCGACCATGGTGCGGGCGAGCTTTCCGATGCAGCCTCGGCGCTCGACTGGGTGCAAAGCCTGCATCCCGATTCCAAGAGCTGCTGGGTCGCCGGCTATTCCTTCGGCGCCTGGATCGGCATGCAGCTCCTGATGCGCCGCCCGGAGATCGAGGGCTTCATGTCCATCGCCCCGCAGCCGAACATCTACGACTTCTCGTTCCTGGCGCCCTGCCCGTCCTCGGGCCTCATCATCAACGGCGATGCCGACAAGGTTGCGCCGGAGAAGGACGTCAACGGGCTCGTCGAGAAGCTGAAGACGCAGAAGGGCATCCTGATCACGCACAAGACCGTGTCGGGCGCCAACCACTTCTTCAACGGCCAGACCGAAACGCTGATGGCGGAATGCGAGGATTACCTCGACCGCCGCCTCGCCGGCGAACTGACGCCGGAACCGGCCGCCAAGCGCATCCGCTGA
- a CDS encoding cysteine desulfurase family protein has translation MTKTERTYLDWNATAPLLPAAREAFVAALDMIGNPSSVHGEGRALRMLVEAARRDVAALLNTAPAHVIFTSGATEAANLVLTPDYRMGRTPLAIGRLYVSEIEHPAIREGGRFARESVTTVPVTRAGIVDLDALETLLQGHDKATGLPMVAVMLANNETGIVQPVKAVAGIVHRHGGLLVVDAVQAAGRMPVDIEALDADFLILSSHKLGGPKGAGALVSRGEVLMPAPLIRGGGQEKGHRSGTENPAALAGFAAAACAAAADMAERNARIAGLRDTLEAGMRLAANDVIIHGADGERIANTSFFSLPGLKSETGQIAFDLEGIALSAGSACSSGKVGQSHVLTAMGFDATLGGLRVSLGPGSSQADVDRFLAAFSRVVSRRRLTGNAA, from the coding sequence ATGACGAAGACGGAGCGCACATATCTGGACTGGAACGCCACGGCGCCCCTGCTGCCGGCGGCGCGCGAGGCCTTTGTCGCGGCCCTGGACATGATCGGCAATCCGTCCTCCGTGCACGGCGAGGGCCGGGCGTTGCGCATGCTGGTGGAGGCCGCGCGCCGCGACGTCGCCGCGCTCCTCAACACGGCGCCCGCGCATGTCATCTTCACGAGCGGCGCGACCGAGGCGGCGAACCTCGTCCTGACGCCCGATTATCGCATGGGCCGCACGCCGCTTGCCATCGGCCGCCTCTATGTCTCCGAGATTGAGCACCCGGCCATCCGCGAGGGCGGGCGCTTTGCGCGGGAGAGCGTGACGACGGTTCCGGTGACGCGCGCCGGCATTGTCGATCTCGATGCGCTGGAAACGCTGCTTCAGGGCCACGACAAGGCCACGGGCCTGCCGATGGTCGCGGTGATGCTTGCCAACAACGAGACGGGCATCGTGCAGCCGGTGAAAGCCGTTGCCGGGATCGTGCACCGCCATGGCGGGCTGCTCGTCGTCGATGCCGTTCAGGCCGCCGGCCGCATGCCGGTCGATATCGAGGCGCTGGACGCCGACTTCCTCATCCTGTCCTCGCACAAGCTGGGCGGCCCCAAGGGCGCCGGCGCGCTGGTCTCGCGCGGCGAGGTGCTGATGCCGGCGCCGCTCATCCGCGGCGGCGGGCAGGAAAAGGGGCATCGCTCCGGCACGGAAAACCCGGCCGCGCTCGCCGGCTTCGCCGCTGCCGCGTGTGCGGCGGCCGCCGACATGGCCGAGCGCAATGCCCGGATCGCGGGCCTTCGCGACACCCTGGAAGCAGGCATGCGGCTCGCTGCCAACGACGTCATCATCCATGGGGCGGACGGCGAGCGCATCGCCAACACCTCCTTCTTCAGCCTGCCGGGCCTGAAATCCGAAACCGGGCAGATCGCCTTCGATCTCGAAGGCATCGCGCTTTCGGCCGGTTCGGCCTGCTCCTCCGGCAAGGTCGGACAGAGCCATGTGCTGACGGCCATGGGGTTCGATGCCACGCTGGGCGGGCTGCGTGTTTCGCTCGGGCCGGGATCGAGCCAGGCCGACGTGGATCGTTTTCTGGCCGCTTTCTCGCGCGTCGTCTCCCGGCGGCGTCTAACGGGCAACGCGGCCTGA